In Marinomonas posidonica IVIA-Po-181, a single window of DNA contains:
- a CDS encoding DUF6482 family protein, which produces MELKELKRTQHFDKVKLHSLESNLYQLSVVVNGKEDYVMDGKGRFMTSHNKLELQSLFKEKQVDAMVLCHQSAYDEMVGQPPSMAGNILEVPLGNTDMA; this is translated from the coding sequence ATGGAATTAAAAGAATTAAAACGTACTCAACATTTTGACAAGGTAAAGTTGCACTCCTTGGAATCGAATCTATATCAATTATCGGTTGTGGTAAATGGGAAGGAGGATTATGTCATGGATGGTAAGGGGCGCTTTATGACCAGTCATAATAAGCTTGAGCTGCAATCCTTGTTTAAGGAGAAGCAAGTAGACGCTATGGTGCTATGTCACCAAAGCGCTTACGATGAGATGGTTGGACAGCCGCCAAGCATGGCGGGAAATATTTTGGAAGTGCCGCTGGGTAATACTGATATGGCTTAA
- the dnaE gene encoding DNA polymerase III subunit alpha gives MSASFIHLKVHTEFSLVDGLVKVKGLLGTTELMSMPAVAITDENNLCGFVRFYKGAMDKGIKPICGTDVVIADDTGELESRYRMTLLAMSNKGYKNIIEIISKGYQLGQVEGRPIIQREWIEASSEDVIALSGAGYGDIGLLLQKGRPELAKQHLSYWMSVFPDRFYVELQRTSRAGEEDYIHAVVPLAAELGCPVVATNDVRFLKRENFEAHEARVCIHDGVTLDDPRRVRRYSEEQYFKTPEEMAELFQDIPEALENTVEIAKRCSVDVLLGKYFLPDYPVPDGMTMEEFFNKLSFDGLKERFDVLVLKYGERIEKRRQEYWDRLDFELNIINQMGFPGYFLIVMDFIQWAKDNDIPVGPGRGSGAGSLVAYALKITDLDPLEYDLLFERFLNPERVSMPDFDIDFCMDNRDKVIDYVSRTYGRDAVSQIITFGAMAAKAVVRDVARVQGKPYSLGDKLSKLIPFEIGMTLSKALEEEPALPEFLSSDEEAADVMEMAMSLEGVVRNFGKHAGGVVIAPTKLVDFAPLYCEEDGSGLVTQYDKNDVEEAGLVKFDFLGLKTLTVVDWAVKNINDIHALEGKPPLDIALIDLEDKSTYDLLQRAETTAVFQLESRGMKELIKKLLPSRFEDIIALVALYRPGPLGSGMVDDFINRKHGRSELAFPHPDYQHNDLIPVLEPTYGIILYQEQVMQIAQVLAKFSLGGADLLRRAMGKKKAEVMAEQRLIFMEGALKNNVDKDLSGNIFDLMEKFAGYGFNKSHSAAYALVSYQTAWLKNHYPAPFMAAVLSADMQNTDKIVIFIEECRSMNLALELPNVNESVYKFTVNPKEAIVYGLGAIKGVGEGPIEAIVEARKDGPFEHIFDFCQRVGKKVNKRVMEALVRSGAFDTIGPNRATLYACIDEALKRAVQDAKNQDAGMMDLFGVAVEENTEDAYKEIGIQHEWPGRQRLDGEKDTLGLYVTGHPIDEYEKEVRRFARSKIVDLQPKRGDTQVMAGLIVDLRVTKSKKGGNIAFVTLDDRSARIEVTVFPDNYENFKDVIVKDEVVVVEGEISVDEFRGGQKVIARNVLDIAQARIRYVEALRITWSSETVTPAEIQSLADQMSEFRGDGCDVVIGFDTPEAFGDIRLGSSWRVRPDDDLIHQLQKQYGKQNVQLVYT, from the coding sequence TTGTCCGCATCGTTCATACATTTAAAAGTGCATACTGAGTTTTCCTTAGTGGATGGCTTAGTCAAAGTCAAAGGCCTGTTAGGGACAACGGAATTAATGTCCATGCCGGCGGTGGCAATCACAGATGAAAATAATCTATGTGGCTTTGTGCGTTTTTATAAGGGTGCTATGGATAAAGGCATCAAGCCCATTTGTGGCACTGATGTTGTTATCGCGGATGATACGGGAGAATTGGAATCTCGTTATCGTATGACCTTGTTGGCGATGTCCAATAAAGGTTACAAAAACATCATAGAAATCATTTCTAAAGGGTATCAGTTAGGGCAAGTAGAAGGTCGACCTATTATTCAGCGTGAATGGATCGAGGCGTCTAGTGAAGATGTGATTGCCTTATCAGGAGCTGGTTATGGTGACATTGGCTTGTTGTTGCAAAAAGGACGTCCTGAGCTAGCGAAACAGCACTTGTCTTACTGGATGTCGGTGTTCCCTGATCGCTTTTATGTGGAGTTGCAGCGGACCAGTCGAGCGGGAGAAGAAGACTACATTCATGCTGTTGTCCCTCTGGCTGCTGAGCTTGGTTGTCCAGTGGTGGCGACTAATGACGTGCGCTTTCTAAAACGAGAAAACTTTGAAGCCCATGAGGCACGAGTGTGTATTCATGATGGTGTCACACTTGATGACCCTCGACGAGTACGTCGTTATTCGGAAGAACAGTACTTTAAAACGCCTGAAGAAATGGCAGAACTGTTCCAAGACATTCCAGAAGCCTTGGAAAATACCGTTGAAATTGCCAAGCGTTGTAGTGTCGATGTCTTGCTGGGTAAGTATTTTTTACCAGATTATCCCGTGCCAGATGGCATGACCATGGAGGAGTTCTTTAACAAGCTTTCTTTCGATGGTTTGAAAGAGCGTTTTGATGTTTTGGTGCTGAAATACGGTGAACGTATTGAAAAGCGTCGCCAGGAATATTGGGATCGTCTGGATTTCGAATTAAACATTATTAACCAGATGGGGTTCCCTGGTTACTTCCTGATCGTAATGGACTTTATACAATGGGCGAAGGATAACGACATTCCGGTTGGCCCTGGTCGAGGTTCTGGTGCGGGTTCTTTGGTGGCCTACGCGCTAAAAATTACCGATCTTGATCCGCTTGAATACGATTTGCTGTTTGAACGTTTCTTGAATCCAGAGCGGGTATCCATGCCTGACTTTGATATCGACTTTTGTATGGATAACCGAGACAAGGTAATTGATTATGTGTCGCGTACTTATGGTCGTGATGCGGTCTCTCAGATCATTACCTTTGGTGCCATGGCAGCAAAAGCCGTTGTTCGAGATGTCGCACGAGTGCAAGGCAAGCCATACAGTCTTGGTGATAAGCTGTCTAAGTTGATTCCTTTTGAAATTGGCATGACACTCAGTAAGGCGCTGGAAGAAGAGCCTGCGTTACCCGAATTTTTATCTTCTGACGAGGAAGCGGCTGATGTCATGGAAATGGCCATGTCCCTTGAAGGGGTGGTCAGAAACTTTGGTAAGCACGCTGGTGGTGTGGTCATCGCACCCACTAAGCTGGTTGATTTCGCACCACTGTATTGTGAAGAAGACGGCTCGGGCTTGGTAACTCAATATGACAAAAACGACGTAGAAGAAGCCGGTCTGGTGAAGTTTGACTTCTTGGGCTTGAAAACCTTGACCGTCGTCGATTGGGCCGTGAAAAACATTAATGATATTCATGCCTTAGAAGGCAAGCCGCCATTGGATATCGCGCTGATTGATCTGGAAGATAAATCCACATACGACTTACTGCAAAGAGCCGAAACCACGGCGGTATTCCAGCTGGAATCCCGTGGTATGAAAGAATTGATTAAAAAGCTATTACCATCTCGTTTTGAAGATATTATCGCCTTGGTGGCCTTGTATCGTCCGGGGCCGCTTGGTTCCGGCATGGTAGACGACTTTATAAACCGTAAGCACGGTCGTTCTGAGTTGGCTTTCCCGCACCCTGATTACCAGCACAATGATTTGATTCCAGTATTGGAACCTACCTACGGCATCATCTTGTATCAAGAGCAGGTAATGCAAATTGCTCAGGTGTTGGCGAAATTTAGTCTGGGTGGTGCCGATCTACTGCGTCGAGCAATGGGTAAAAAGAAAGCTGAGGTGATGGCGGAACAGCGTTTGATCTTTATGGAAGGCGCGCTTAAAAACAACGTCGATAAGGATTTGTCCGGCAACATCTTTGATTTAATGGAGAAGTTTGCGGGTTATGGTTTTAACAAATCTCACTCGGCTGCCTATGCATTAGTCTCTTATCAAACCGCTTGGTTGAAAAATCACTATCCGGCGCCTTTTATGGCTGCCGTTTTGTCTGCCGATATGCAGAACACCGACAAAATCGTTATTTTTATCGAAGAATGTCGATCGATGAATCTGGCGCTGGAATTGCCCAACGTCAATGAGTCGGTATATAAGTTTACGGTCAACCCCAAAGAGGCCATAGTGTATGGTTTAGGTGCCATTAAAGGGGTAGGTGAAGGCCCGATTGAAGCCATTGTGGAGGCCCGCAAAGATGGTCCGTTTGAGCACATTTTTGATTTCTGTCAGCGTGTAGGCAAGAAGGTTAATAAGCGTGTTATGGAAGCGTTAGTGCGTTCTGGTGCATTTGATACCATAGGGCCAAACCGTGCAACCTTATATGCTTGCATCGACGAAGCCTTGAAACGAGCAGTGCAAGACGCAAAGAACCAAGATGCAGGTATGATGGATCTGTTCGGTGTTGCTGTTGAAGAGAACACAGAAGATGCTTATAAGGAAATAGGTATCCAACATGAGTGGCCAGGAAGACAGCGTTTAGACGGTGAAAAAGACACCCTAGGTTTGTACGTAACAGGTCACCCCATTGATGAGTATGAAAAGGAGGTCAGACGTTTTGCACGCTCGAAAATCGTCGATCTGCAACCTAAGCGTGGCGATACCCAAGTTATGGCCGGGTTGATTGTGGATTTGCGTGTAACAAAAAGTAAAAAAGGTGGTAATATTGCATTCGTCACATTGGATGATCGCTCAGCTCGTATTGAGGTGACGGTGTTCCCTGATAACTATGAAAACTTCAAAGACGTTATTGTCAAAGACGAAGTGGTTGTGGTGGAAGGGGAGATTTCAGTAGACGAGTTTCGTGGTGGACAGAAAGTCATTGCCCGAAATGTACTTGATATTGCTCAAGCTCGTATTCGTTATGTCGAAGCATTACGAATCACTTGGAGTTCAGAGACAGTAACACCAGCTGAGATTCAGTCATTAGCAGATCAAATGTCAGAATTCCGCGGAGACGGTTGTGACGTGGTTATTGGGTTTGATACCCCAGAAGCTTTTGGTGATATCCGTTTGGGTTCAAGTTGGCGAGTTCGTCCAGATGACGATTTAATTCACCAACTACAGAAACAATACGGTAAACAAAATGTTCAGTTAGTGTATACTTAG
- a CDS encoding zeta toxin family protein: protein MNTRPHPYQHIPDAEQAIEKIQNHLQQDKRRLIALAGGPGSGKSTFANYLAEHFNAQRPSQVVCLSMDGFHLPKQTLRNLPNADEAFTRRGAAWTFDHHKFSQYVAKIAEAYQTQDCQWPGFDHALGDPIDNHLSVPQQTKVILIEGLYLFLPEVDWQKASDYYHERWFLDIPLPTAIERLALRHQTVWGLSYQQAMSRIQQNDALNAEQVAQTKEYADWLIQL, encoded by the coding sequence ATGAATACAAGACCCCATCCCTACCAGCACATACCAGATGCAGAACAAGCGATCGAAAAAATACAGAACCATTTACAGCAAGATAAACGACGTTTGATTGCTCTAGCGGGTGGGCCTGGTTCTGGAAAAAGTACTTTTGCCAACTACTTGGCTGAACACTTTAACGCCCAACGTCCTTCACAGGTCGTTTGCCTATCCATGGATGGCTTCCACCTCCCCAAACAAACCTTACGTAATTTACCAAACGCCGATGAGGCATTTACCCGTCGTGGTGCAGCTTGGACATTTGATCATCATAAATTCTCCCAGTATGTCGCTAAAATTGCCGAAGCCTATCAAACCCAAGACTGCCAATGGCCAGGTTTTGATCATGCGTTAGGTGACCCAATTGACAATCATCTATCCGTTCCACAACAAACCAAAGTCATCTTGATTGAAGGACTCTATTTATTCTTACCCGAGGTGGATTGGCAGAAAGCCAGTGATTATTACCATGAACGCTGGTTTCTAGATATTCCGTTACCCACTGCAATCGAACGATTAGCATTAAGGCATCAGACAGTGTGGGGCCTATCTTATCAACAAGCCATGAGTAGAATTCAACAAAACGATGCGCTCAATGCTGAGCAAGTCGCCCAAACGAAAGAGTACGCGGATTGGCTTATTCAACTTTAG
- the tilS gene encoding tRNA lysidine(34) synthetase TilS, whose translation MSFQQHPPLTSSAELEFNSVWLASLFAQADKVWVAYSGGVDSHVLLHALAAQITPEQKTKLSVIHVHHGLSPHADTWLTHCEQVCQALNVTFYAQKVTLKAQASLEDAARKARYQVFEESLSANDVLLLAHHQGDQAETVLFRLARGTGTKGLTGMPAVRALGDQGACLVRPFLSINKAQIEGYAGQHGLHWVEDESNLNERFSRNFLRQKVIPLMKTYFPNMEQSVSFMTQRVTTDYEMLVSLSAQQLSNVSNADGGLDLSWLYQQPTLQRRFWLRQFIEQKNNSLTQAQCDSVLNMFAGGEDKQPEFVFADGRLMRHQNALYVLPSECPVEYGPLVIGQVKARRFDQLRLIQGEGVELKARPLGAKLLLSNGQTRSLKKWFNDHQIPVWWREHLPYLFIQDELVAIASLWRHPDYGHLQFEWRPSASLPFPNHH comes from the coding sequence ATGAGTTTTCAACAACACCCACCTTTAACCTCTTCGGCTGAATTAGAGTTTAACTCGGTTTGGTTGGCGTCTTTGTTTGCGCAGGCAGACAAGGTTTGGGTGGCTTACAGTGGTGGTGTTGATTCGCATGTTCTATTGCATGCCTTGGCGGCGCAAATTACGCCTGAGCAAAAAACTAAGCTCTCAGTGATTCATGTACACCATGGTTTAAGCCCACATGCTGATACATGGTTAACTCACTGTGAGCAAGTTTGCCAAGCGCTTAATGTGACCTTTTATGCTCAAAAAGTAACCCTGAAAGCGCAAGCTTCATTGGAAGACGCAGCTCGAAAAGCAAGGTATCAGGTCTTTGAGGAAAGCTTGTCAGCTAATGATGTTTTGCTTTTGGCTCATCACCAAGGAGATCAAGCGGAAACGGTTTTGTTTCGATTGGCTAGAGGTACTGGAACCAAAGGGTTAACGGGCATGCCAGCGGTTCGAGCTTTGGGGGATCAAGGGGCTTGCTTGGTACGGCCATTTTTGTCGATCAATAAGGCTCAAATAGAAGGTTATGCTGGGCAACATGGTTTGCATTGGGTGGAAGATGAGTCCAATCTAAATGAGCGTTTTTCGCGTAATTTTTTGCGTCAAAAAGTCATTCCCTTAATGAAGACATATTTTCCAAATATGGAACAGAGTGTCTCCTTCATGACGCAGCGAGTCACTACAGACTACGAAATGTTGGTAAGCTTGTCGGCACAGCAATTATCGAATGTGTCTAATGCTGATGGTGGATTGGATTTGAGTTGGTTGTATCAACAGCCAACTCTGCAAAGACGCTTTTGGTTACGACAATTTATAGAGCAAAAAAATAACAGTTTAACGCAAGCGCAATGTGACAGCGTCCTTAACATGTTTGCTGGTGGTGAAGATAAGCAGCCGGAGTTCGTGTTTGCTGATGGTCGCTTGATGCGTCATCAAAATGCCTTGTATGTACTGCCAAGTGAGTGTCCAGTTGAATATGGTCCATTAGTGATTGGCCAAGTGAAAGCGCGAAGGTTTGACCAACTTAGATTAATTCAAGGGGAGGGGGTTGAACTGAAAGCGCGACCTTTGGGAGCCAAGTTACTGTTGTCAAATGGGCAGACTCGATCATTGAAGAAATGGTTTAACGATCATCAGATTCCGGTTTGGTGGCGAGAGCATTTGCCCTATTTGTTTATTCAAGATGAGTTAGTCGCGATTGCTAGCTTATGGCGTCACCCTGATTATGGCCACCTTCAATTCGAGTGGCGACCAAGTGCAAGTTTACCCTTTCCTAATCATCACTAA
- a CDS encoding GntR family transcriptional regulator — MGKSGQEVISRLRQMVLSGELAAGERIAEIPTAERLGVSRTPIRIAFRTLEQEGLLTKRPARGYEVRQVTLSDITGAIEVRGVLEGLAARQAAENGLSDSQKMELRQLLQAGDQLFENGQLDEQDLALYHDINQRFHQIIIDASNNPAIAEALSRNEHLPFASVSALAFDRNNLILEFRRFNFAHMQHHAVFDAISQGQSSRAESIMREHANATLGHAKIFSQKEDTNEKMQVLQ, encoded by the coding sequence ATGGGCAAATCTGGACAAGAAGTAATCAGCCGATTAAGGCAAATGGTGTTGTCCGGTGAACTGGCGGCAGGAGAACGAATCGCTGAAATTCCGACAGCCGAACGACTCGGTGTGTCACGAACCCCAATTCGCATTGCATTTCGGACATTGGAGCAAGAAGGCCTATTAACCAAGCGGCCAGCGCGCGGCTACGAAGTCCGACAAGTTACTCTGTCTGACATCACAGGCGCCATTGAAGTTAGAGGTGTACTTGAAGGCTTGGCCGCTAGACAAGCAGCGGAAAATGGTTTGTCGGATTCGCAAAAGATGGAACTAAGACAACTGCTTCAGGCGGGCGATCAGCTGTTTGAAAATGGTCAACTCGATGAACAGGACTTAGCGCTGTATCACGACATCAATCAGCGTTTCCATCAAATCATTATTGATGCCAGTAATAATCCTGCCATTGCTGAAGCGCTTAGTCGCAATGAACACTTACCCTTCGCCTCTGTGAGTGCACTGGCTTTTGATCGCAATAACTTAATACTGGAATTTCGCCGCTTTAACTTCGCTCATATGCAACATCACGCTGTGTTTGATGCCATTAGCCAAGGTCAAAGCAGCCGTGCAGAGTCTATTATGCGTGAACACGCTAATGCAACGTTAGGCCACGCTAAGATCTTCTCACAAAAAGAAGACACTAATGAAAAGATGCAAGTACTACAGTAA
- the lpxB gene encoding lipid-A-disaccharide synthase: MKVTSTARYVLVAGEASGDILGANLIKHLKALQPDAVFEGIGGPLMEAEGLTSMVPMDRLSVMGLVEVLGRLKELLGIRKRLYQSCEVNPPTAFIGIDSPDFNLPLARKLKQIGIPTVHYVSPSVWAWRQKRIFKIKKSIDLMLALFPFELPIYHQHNIPVVCVGHTLADEIPLESDPQQAREVLNLGSITGPVFAVLPGSREGEVSRLAPLFVETIKLIKQQEPQATFLMPAANQARREQIEAILQEANTQAVITDGQSRTVMAAADAILLASGTAALEAMLVKRPMVVAYKVNRLTFEIMKRMIKVPYVSLPNLLANETLVPELLQDDAVPESLAIRLVQTWQSFRQDKQIQQKYLDLHQMLRKNAGEQGAKAIVNMLSDKEV, from the coding sequence ATGAAAGTGACGTCGACAGCACGTTACGTGTTGGTTGCCGGAGAAGCATCTGGTGATATTTTAGGGGCGAATTTAATAAAGCATTTAAAAGCCTTACAGCCCGACGCTGTGTTTGAAGGTATTGGCGGACCTTTAATGGAAGCGGAAGGGCTAACCAGTATGGTGCCAATGGACCGATTATCAGTAATGGGGCTCGTGGAAGTTTTAGGTCGCTTAAAAGAGCTGTTGGGCATTCGTAAGCGCCTTTACCAATCCTGCGAGGTAAATCCCCCAACAGCATTTATTGGGATAGATTCGCCAGATTTTAATCTACCATTGGCTAGAAAACTAAAACAAATCGGCATTCCGACGGTGCATTATGTGAGTCCATCTGTTTGGGCTTGGCGTCAAAAACGCATCTTCAAAATTAAAAAATCAATTGATTTGATGTTGGCCTTGTTTCCATTTGAGTTACCTATTTATCATCAACACAATATTCCAGTGGTCTGTGTTGGTCACACCTTGGCGGATGAAATTCCTCTAGAGAGTGATCCTCAACAGGCTCGTGAAGTGTTAAATTTGGGGTCAATAACTGGTCCAGTGTTTGCGGTTTTACCTGGCTCACGTGAAGGGGAAGTCTCGCGACTCGCTCCTTTGTTTGTTGAGACCATTAAGTTGATTAAACAGCAGGAACCTCAGGCGACGTTTCTAATGCCCGCCGCGAATCAAGCCAGACGCGAACAAATAGAAGCTATTTTACAAGAAGCGAATACGCAAGCCGTGATTACAGACGGTCAATCACGTACCGTGATGGCCGCTGCCGATGCTATTTTGTTGGCATCTGGTACGGCGGCCTTAGAGGCCATGCTGGTAAAGCGTCCTATGGTCGTGGCGTATAAGGTGAATCGTTTAACCTTTGAGATTATGAAACGTATGATTAAGGTGCCTTATGTGTCTCTGCCGAACTTATTGGCCAATGAGACGCTTGTGCCTGAGTTATTGCAAGATGATGCCGTACCAGAAAGTTTGGCCATACGTTTAGTGCAAACTTGGCAATCTTTTCGACAGGATAAGCAAATACAGCAAAAGTATTTGGATTTACATCAAATGCTACGAAAAAATGCCGGAGAGCAAGGCGCAAAAGCGATTGTTAATATGTTGTCGGATAAGGAAGTCTAA
- the fabZ gene encoding 3-hydroxyacyl-ACP dehydratase FabZ → MMDVNEIRQYLPHRYPFLLVDRVVELNLNDSIVAYKNVTVNEPFFNGHFPDHPVMPGVLIIEAMAQAAGVLGFKTMDKTPEDGSIYYFVGSDNARFKRPVVPGDRLQLEAKIIAEKRGIWKFECKATVDGQLACSATIMCADRKL, encoded by the coding sequence ATGATGGACGTAAATGAAATTCGTCAGTATTTACCTCATAGGTACCCGTTTTTACTAGTTGATCGTGTTGTTGAGTTAAATCTGAACGATTCCATCGTGGCGTATAAGAATGTAACGGTGAATGAACCATTTTTTAATGGTCATTTTCCAGATCATCCAGTAATGCCTGGTGTATTGATTATTGAAGCCATGGCGCAAGCGGCCGGTGTTCTCGGTTTCAAAACAATGGATAAGACACCAGAAGACGGTTCTATTTATTATTTTGTTGGGTCTGACAATGCTCGATTTAAGCGCCCTGTTGTGCCTGGTGATCGTCTACAATTAGAAGCAAAGATCATTGCTGAAAAACGTGGTATCTGGAAATTCGAGTGTAAGGCAACCGTTGACGGCCAGCTTGCTTGTTCTGCAACCATCATGTGTGCTGATAGGAAGTTATAG
- the accA gene encoding acetyl-CoA carboxylase carboxyl transferase subunit alpha, which produces MNLNYLPFEQPIAELEQKIEELRLVGNDNELNISDEISRLEDKKVALTKSLFSNLGAWEVSQLSRHPKRPYTLDYIEHVFTDFEEMHGDRHYADDRAIVGGIARLDGRPVMIIGHQKGREVKEKVLRNFGMPRPEGYRKALRLMETAERFNMPIVTLIDTPGAYPGIGAEERGQSEAIAYNLAVMSRLKTPIISTVIGEGGSGGALAIGVCDELMMLQYGTYSVISPEGCASILWKSAERASDAAKAMGITAPRLKELGLVDTIIQEPMGGAHNAHEQMAHSLKENIVAALDRMEALTTEELLARRYNRLMSYGL; this is translated from the coding sequence ATGAATTTAAATTATTTACCATTTGAGCAGCCGATTGCTGAGCTTGAACAGAAAATTGAAGAATTACGTCTAGTAGGCAATGATAACGAACTGAACATCAGTGATGAAATCAGTCGACTAGAAGACAAAAAAGTCGCCCTAACAAAGAGTTTGTTTAGCAACTTAGGCGCTTGGGAAGTTTCTCAACTTTCACGTCACCCTAAGCGTCCTTACACGCTGGATTATATTGAACACGTCTTTACGGATTTCGAAGAAATGCATGGTGATCGTCACTATGCTGATGACCGTGCCATTGTTGGTGGTATTGCGCGTCTAGATGGCCGTCCTGTGATGATCATTGGTCATCAGAAAGGCCGCGAAGTGAAAGAAAAAGTATTGCGTAATTTCGGTATGCCACGTCCTGAAGGTTACCGTAAAGCTTTGCGATTGATGGAAACCGCTGAGCGTTTCAATATGCCAATTGTTACCTTGATTGACACACCTGGGGCTTACCCTGGTATCGGTGCGGAAGAGCGTGGTCAGAGTGAAGCCATTGCTTACAACCTAGCGGTTATGTCGCGCCTAAAAACGCCTATCATTTCTACTGTCATCGGTGAAGGTGGTTCTGGTGGTGCATTGGCGATTGGTGTATGTGATGAACTGATGATGTTGCAATACGGTACTTACTCAGTCATCTCACCAGAAGGTTGTGCGTCTATCCTATGGAAGAGTGCCGAGCGTGCTTCTGATGCCGCTAAGGCTATGGGTATCACCGCTCCTCGTCTGAAAGAGCTTGGCTTAGTGGATACTATTATCCAAGAACCAATGGGCGGTGCTCATAATGCTCATGAGCAAATGGCTCACAGCTTGAAAGAGAATATTGTTGCAGCGTTAGATCGAATGGAAGCTCTGACAACGGAAGAGTTGTTGGCGCGCCGTTATAACCGCTTGATGTCATACGGCTTATAA
- the rnhB gene encoding ribonuclease HII, whose product MEPFVSELYSGTLLAGVDEAGRGPLAGDVVAAAVILDPHQPIAGLADSKKLSEKKREALFDEIQDKALCYAIASASIEEIDQLNILHASMLAMSRAVAMLSPMAEHCLIDGNRLPLNLPCPAEAVVKGDARHAAISAASILAKVTRDRDIVKAADLYPEYGLEKHKGYPTALHLEAIRQFGVTPLHRRSFAPVKKILEG is encoded by the coding sequence ATGGAACCTTTCGTAAGCGAGTTGTACTCAGGCACTTTGTTAGCCGGTGTAGATGAAGCGGGCAGAGGGCCGTTGGCTGGTGACGTCGTCGCGGCCGCTGTGATTCTAGATCCGCATCAACCTATTGCCGGTCTTGCTGATTCTAAAAAACTGTCTGAGAAAAAGCGTGAAGCACTGTTTGACGAAATACAAGACAAGGCTCTGTGCTATGCCATTGCCAGTGCGAGTATTGAAGAAATTGATCAATTGAATATTTTGCACGCTAGCATGCTGGCGATGTCGCGTGCAGTGGCGATGTTATCGCCTATGGCGGAACATTGTTTAATTGATGGTAATCGTTTACCACTCAATTTACCTTGCCCTGCCGAAGCTGTGGTGAAAGGGGATGCTCGACATGCGGCTATTTCGGCGGCATCTATTTTGGCGAAAGTGACTCGTGACAGAGACATAGTAAAAGCCGCCGATTTGTACCCAGAGTATGGTTTAGAAAAGCATAAAGGTTACCCAACAGCATTGCATTTAGAGGCCATTCGACAATTTGGTGTGACGCCTTTGCACAGACGCAGTTTCGCACCTGTTAAAAAGATTCTAGAGGGATAA
- the lpxA gene encoding acyl-ACP--UDP-N-acetylglucosamine O-acyltransferase — translation MAIHPTALVDPNAELDPSVEIGPFSVIGANVKIGAGSVIKSHVVINGHTEIGENNEIYQFASVGEANQDKKYKGEPTRLVIGHSNVIRENATIHRGTVQDKGITVIGSHNLFMASTHIGHDCVVGDNNIMANYAALAGHVKLGDNVILGGYTGIHQFCQVNSYSMCGMGSMVSKDVPRFIMVSGNPAKAHGMNFEGMRRRGTSKDVIRALKNAYKSVYLKGLTLESVLNELEQSPDYSIPEVAKFVMSIRASERGIIR, via the coding sequence GTGGCGATACATCCAACTGCTTTAGTCGATCCGAACGCTGAACTTGATCCAAGTGTTGAGATTGGGCCATTTTCTGTGATCGGAGCGAATGTTAAAATTGGAGCTGGTAGTGTTATTAAATCTCATGTGGTGATAAATGGTCATACCGAGATTGGTGAAAATAACGAAATTTACCAGTTTGCTTCCGTTGGAGAAGCAAACCAAGACAAAAAGTACAAGGGTGAGCCAACTCGTTTAGTCATAGGTCATAGTAATGTGATTCGAGAAAATGCCACGATTCACCGTGGTACTGTTCAGGATAAGGGCATTACTGTAATCGGTAGCCATAATTTATTTATGGCTAGTACACACATAGGTCACGATTGTGTTGTTGGTGACAACAATATTATGGCGAACTATGCCGCTTTAGCGGGGCACGTGAAGTTAGGCGATAATGTCATTCTGGGTGGTTATACTGGGATTCATCAATTTTGTCAGGTGAACTCTTATAGCATGTGTGGCATGGGATCCATGGTTTCAAAAGACGTACCAAGATTTATCATGGTGTCCGGTAATCCGGCTAAAGCCCATGGTATGAATTTTGAAGGCATGCGTCGTCGTGGTACATCGAAAGACGTGATACGTGCACTGAAAAATGCGTATAAAAGTGTTTACTTGAAAGGGCTAACATTGGAATCTGTATTGAATGAATTGGAGCAAAGCCCAGACTATTCAATCCCTGAAGTGGCAAAATTTGTCATGTCGATTCGAGCGTCTGAGCGCGGGATAATTCGATAA